From bacterium, the proteins below share one genomic window:
- a CDS encoding IS1634 family transposase — protein MAAIVYQTNKQTGISYAYESISFWDKEKKQSRARRKCIGRVDPETKQIIPTRKKASATVADKTQRGPVPVTRASRSYYGATYLFDRIGEKLGVTADLKTCFSKTYKQLLSIAYYLILEDKNPLSRFPRWAAIHKHPYGKPIPSQRSSDLFSSISEEARAHFFRLQGKRRVEQEYWAYDTTSISSYSKCLNQVRYGLNKDHEPLEQINLALLFGQESNLPFYYRKLAGNITDVKTLKKLLVDINFLRFDRIKLVMDRGFYSADNINSLYKNHLKFLIAARLSLGIVRTGLDDVRESMRSWTHYSPEYDLYAYSMPVKWEYSQERPYKGDTLKGERRMYLHLYHSGERALENEKNLNTLLYTLQGELESDQKNPEHEKQYAKYFDVTSTPVRGAKVVAKEEVIAEAKKNYGYFALLSNDVKDPIEALEIYRNKDMIEKAFGNLKERLNLRRLAVSSEQSLDGKLFVEFIALITLSYIKKKMQDNNLFKNYTMQELLDEFDIIECFEQPGLELQVAEMTKRQMGLYETLGIKPPASLH, from the coding sequence ATGGCGGCGATTGTGTATCAAACCAATAAACAGACCGGAATAAGCTATGCCTACGAATCGATCTCGTTCTGGGACAAAGAAAAAAAACAGTCCAGAGCGAGACGAAAATGTATCGGCAGGGTAGATCCTGAAACAAAGCAGATTATTCCGACCAGAAAAAAGGCATCGGCAACCGTGGCAGACAAGACTCAGAGAGGGCCTGTTCCAGTTACCCGGGCATCCCGCAGTTATTATGGCGCCACCTATCTTTTTGATAGAATCGGTGAGAAACTTGGTGTGACCGCCGATTTGAAGACATGTTTTTCCAAGACCTATAAACAGCTGTTATCCATTGCCTACTATCTCATTTTGGAAGATAAAAATCCTTTAAGCCGGTTTCCCCGGTGGGCGGCTATTCATAAGCATCCCTACGGTAAACCCATTCCGTCCCAGAGGAGCAGTGATCTGTTCTCCTCCATTAGTGAAGAGGCCAGGGCCCATTTTTTTCGTCTGCAGGGGAAACGCCGGGTGGAACAGGAATACTGGGCCTATGATACAACCTCCATATCCAGTTATTCTAAGTGTTTAAACCAGGTCAGATACGGCCTGAACAAGGATCATGAACCATTGGAACAGATCAATCTTGCCCTGTTGTTCGGTCAAGAGTCCAATCTCCCCTTCTATTACCGGAAACTCGCCGGAAACATCACAGATGTCAAAACCCTAAAGAAACTGTTGGTGGATATCAACTTTCTAAGATTTGACAGGATCAAACTGGTCATGGACAGAGGATTCTACAGTGCGGACAATATTAATAGTCTATATAAAAACCATCTGAAATTCCTGATTGCCGCCCGGCTGTCCCTCGGGATTGTGCGGACCGGACTGGATGACGTGCGTGAGAGCATGCGCAGTTGGACGCATTACAGCCCGGAGTATGATCTGTACGCTTATTCCATGCCGGTGAAGTGGGAATACTCCCAGGAGCGTCCCTATAAAGGTGACACACTGAAAGGGGAGCGACGCATGTATCTCCATCTGTATCACTCCGGTGAACGGGCATTGGAAAATGAAAAGAATCTCAATACTCTGCTGTACACCCTGCAGGGGGAATTGGAAAGCGACCAAAAGAATCCCGAACATGAGAAACAGTATGCCAAATATTTTGATGTGACAAGTACCCCGGTAAGAGGAGCGAAAGTGGTTGCCAAAGAAGAGGTCATTGCGGAAGCGAAGAAAAATTACGGATACTTTGCCCTTCTGAGTAACGATGTGAAAGATCCAATTGAGGCATTAGAGATCTACCGGAATAAAGATATGATTGAAAAAGCCTTCGGGAACCTGAAGGAGCGATTGAATTTGCGCCGGCTGGCCGTATCTTCCGAACAAAGTCTGGATGGAAAACTGTTCGTCGAATTTATCGCCCTTATCACTTTGTCCTATATCAAGAAGAAGATGCAGGATAATAATTTATTCAAGAATTACACGATGCAGGAATTATTGGATGAATTTGACATTATTGAATGTTTTGAACAGCCTGGACTAGAATTGCAGGTAGCTGAAATGACAAAGCGACAAATGGGGCTTTATGAGACATTAGGTATCAAGCCACCCGCCTCGTTACATTAA